One genomic region from Pyrobaculum islandicum DSM 4184 encodes:
- the fen gene encoding flap endonuclease-1, with product MGVTELGKLIGKDIRREVKLENLAGKCIALDAYNSLYQFLASIRQPDGTPLMDRVGRITSHLSGLFYRTINLMEAGIKPVYVFDGKPPEFKLAEIEERRKVKEKAMEEVLKAIKEGRKEDVAKYMKRAVFLTSDMVEDAKKLLTYMGVPWVQAPSEGEAQAAHMAKRGHCWAVGSQDYDSLLFGSPRLVRNLAVSPRRKIGEEVIELSPEIIELDAVLKSLRLKNREQLIDLAILLGTDYNPDGVPGVGPQKALKLVWEFGGLEKMLETVLRGVYFPVDPLEIKKFFLNPPVTDEYSTDIKKPDEQKLIDFLVREHDFSEDRVLKAVERLKRAQTKYKISSLDSFF from the coding sequence GTGGGTGTTACAGAATTGGGGAAACTTATAGGCAAAGATATACGGCGTGAGGTAAAGCTAGAAAACTTAGCAGGTAAATGTATAGCCCTGGACGCGTATAATTCATTATATCAGTTTTTAGCGTCAATTAGGCAACCAGACGGCACCCCCCTTATGGATCGCGTAGGCAGAATTACAAGCCATCTATCAGGTCTCTTCTATCGCACTATTAATTTAATGGAAGCTGGAATAAAGCCCGTTTATGTATTCGATGGGAAACCCCCGGAATTTAAACTTGCTGAGATAGAGGAGAGAAGGAAAGTCAAAGAAAAGGCAATGGAAGAGGTTTTGAAAGCGATAAAAGAGGGAAGAAAAGAGGATGTAGCTAAATATATGAAAAGAGCCGTTTTTCTCACAAGCGATATGGTTGAAGACGCGAAAAAACTACTTACATATATGGGTGTGCCGTGGGTTCAAGCGCCCAGCGAGGGAGAGGCACAAGCCGCACATATGGCCAAGAGAGGTCATTGTTGGGCAGTCGGGAGCCAGGATTACGACTCTCTACTATTCGGCTCGCCTAGGCTAGTACGTAACCTAGCTGTATCGCCCAGGAGGAAAATTGGAGAAGAGGTGATAGAACTGTCACCAGAGATTATAGAGCTCGATGCAGTGTTAAAATCTCTGAGATTAAAAAATAGAGAACAACTTATTGACTTGGCAATACTCCTTGGCACAGATTATAACCCAGATGGCGTGCCAGGAGTGGGGCCGCAAAAGGCGCTTAAATTAGTGTGGGAATTTGGGGGGTTGGAAAAAATGCTAGAGACGGTCCTTAGGGGCGTTTATTTCCCCGTAGATCCTCTAGAGATAAAGAAATTCTTTCTCAACCCGCCAGTAACCGACGAATATTCAACCGATATTAAAAAGCCAGACGAGCAAAAGCTTATTGACTTCTTGGTAAGAGAGCACGACTTTAGCGAAGATAGAGTCTTGAAGGCCGTTGAGAGATTAAAGAGGGCGCAAACAAAGTATAAAATATCGTCGTTAGATAGCTTTTTCTAA
- the aspS gene encoding aspartate--tRNA(Asn) ligase — protein MYPKKTHWTSDITTDLHGREVTLAGWVWELRDLGKVKFIVLRDREGFVQLTLKVGKTPEHVFRVFSELNREDVIVVKGVVETSKIAKRGVEVFPTDITILNKAKPLPLDIWSETPDLATRLKWRSIDLKRPRNLAVFSLASKILREIRETLYGERFVEVFTPKIIVTSTEGGAELFPVLYFERVAYLSQSPQLYKEQLTASLERVFEIGPAFRAEKHNTDYHLNEFISVDAEAAFMNYHDVMDILEKIMKRVVLVLSENVARLREVGLMPVVTELDKIPRVEYDEAIEKLGQLGYSVKWGDDFTVEMQKALMRFYGSVYFIIDFPASLRPFYTKRKENDRSESYDLIINGIEVASGATRIHKRDELEEEMRKRGLDPKLFESHLAVFDYGMPPHAGFGLGFNRLLTALLGLDNVRHATLYPRDRYRVEP, from the coding sequence GTGTATCCTAAGAAGACCCACTGGACTAGCGATATTACGACAGATCTCCACGGTAGAGAGGTGACGCTTGCCGGTTGGGTGTGGGAGTTGAGAGATCTTGGGAAGGTGAAGTTTATAGTGCTTAGAGATAGAGAGGGGTTTGTACAACTGACGCTTAAAGTTGGAAAAACACCAGAGCACGTGTTTAGAGTCTTTTCAGAACTCAATAGAGAAGACGTTATAGTTGTGAAAGGTGTTGTAGAGACGAGCAAGATAGCTAAGAGAGGTGTAGAGGTGTTTCCGACTGACATAACTATCTTAAATAAAGCGAAGCCTCTCCCGCTAGATATTTGGTCTGAGACCCCAGATTTGGCGACTAGATTAAAATGGCGTTCTATAGATCTAAAGAGACCCCGCAATTTGGCTGTATTTTCTTTAGCTTCTAAAATCTTGCGTGAAATTCGTGAGACTCTCTATGGGGAGAGATTTGTGGAGGTTTTTACGCCTAAAATCATCGTCACAAGTACAGAGGGAGGCGCCGAGCTCTTCCCAGTGTTGTATTTCGAAAGAGTCGCATATCTCTCACAAAGTCCGCAGCTATATAAGGAACAGCTGACTGCATCGTTAGAGAGAGTGTTTGAAATAGGCCCTGCGTTCAGAGCTGAGAAGCATAATACAGACTACCACTTAAACGAGTTTATTTCTGTAGACGCCGAAGCCGCTTTTATGAATTACCATGATGTGATGGATATCTTAGAGAAAATTATGAAACGCGTGGTCTTAGTGCTTTCAGAGAATGTTGCGAGACTCAGAGAGGTCGGCCTTATGCCTGTAGTAACAGAGCTTGATAAAATACCTAGGGTGGAGTATGACGAAGCAATTGAAAAACTGGGCCAGCTTGGCTACTCTGTCAAATGGGGAGACGACTTTACAGTGGAAATGCAAAAGGCATTGATGAGATTTTACGGTTCTGTCTACTTTATAATAGATTTTCCAGCTTCGCTTAGACCATTTTATACCAAGCGGAAGGAGAATGATAGAAGCGAGTCTTATGACTTAATAATCAATGGGATTGAAGTGGCTTCGGGCGCCACGAGGATACACAAGAGAGACGAGCTAGAGGAGGAGATGAGAAAGAGGGGTTTAGATCCCAAGCTTTTCGAGAGTCATTTAGCGGTGTTTGACTACGGCATGCCGCCACATGCAGGATTTGGTCTAGGCTTTAATAGGTTATTGACAGCTCTACTAGGTCTAGATAATGTGAGACATGCGACTCTATATCCACGCGATCGCTATAGAGTAGAGCCCTAG
- a CDS encoding transcription elongation factor NusA, translated as MVKIPFCEFCVKTRVLCQKCQSLIDSGRYQWLDVEVSDALLKVEKKINLTDVEYVKSYEVDDMVIILMRNTKRIPRSAFIQLEKELTSLLRRSVKVVEYGGINEVIAQLVSPAKLLTISTSWLPDGTTETVVKIPSREVRRLPIKPERLQAIISRISGTNVKVELVRERGS; from the coding sequence ATGGTTAAAATTCCGTTCTGTGAATTTTGTGTCAAGACGCGTGTGCTATGTCAGAAGTGTCAATCGCTTATAGACAGTGGGAGGTACCAATGGCTTGATGTGGAAGTGTCTGACGCCTTATTGAAGGTTGAGAAGAAGATAAATCTCACAGATGTAGAATATGTAAAATCCTATGAGGTAGACGACATGGTTATTATACTTATGAGGAATACCAAAAGGATACCTCGTAGCGCGTTTATACAGTTGGAAAAAGAGCTCACGTCATTGTTGAGGAGGAGTGTAAAAGTAGTGGAGTACGGCGGCATTAACGAGGTGATTGCACAACTTGTCTCGCCGGCTAAGCTCTTGACTATATCTACGTCTTGGCTTCCCGACGGAACTACAGAGACTGTGGTTAAAATTCCGTCTAGAGAGGTGAGGAGGTTGCCGATTAAGCCAGAGAGACTACAGGCTATAATTAGCCGGATATCTGGAACTAATGTGAAAGTGGAATTAGTGAGAGAGAGAGGGAGCTAA
- a CDS encoding radical SAM protein, whose amino-acid sequence MRIAIIDGYTDEPAGLGVPPYLDIYARYVAGAAELGGADEIHYFTIDQLRADWINSLKRLSSYNILVVIAGVTTPGKYLGGAPVELDEILDLGRIEGPIKVLGGPVAKFGYGIVGGSIAVPPSKFRKYYDIVVSGDVDLVIYRLLKEGLGKVSPSETHRDFKLVDEFAWRGAKIVIQHPNYGRNLIVELETYRSCPRYLSGGCSFCTTVAYGPVVTRSIEGIVREVEALYKAGVVHFRLGRQADFYTYMARDTGREEFPRPNPSAIEKLLVGIRNAAPDLKTLHIDNVNPGTVARWKAESIEITKLLVKYGTPGNVAAMGIETADPRVVKINNLKVYPEEALDAIEIFTKYGSERGYNGMPYLLAGVNFVAGLPGETAETYRLNIEFLKQILERGLLVRRVNIRQVLVFPTSRLWPMARKVMYKLRQHRKYFLQFKKWTREVFDREMLRRIVPRGTILREVYTEVHYHGGTYARQIGSYPLLVYIPTRLQLGRFINVVVIDHGSRSVLALPYPVSINTAEKRVLKHLPGLSREKLDIVLKKRPFKSLEEVKAAVGEGEFLNYVSL is encoded by the coding sequence GTGCGTATAGCTATCATAGACGGCTATACAGACGAGCCAGCAGGTCTTGGAGTGCCGCCGTATCTAGATATATATGCCAGATATGTAGCAGGCGCGGCTGAACTCGGCGGCGCAGACGAAATACACTATTTTACAATAGACCAGCTGAGAGCCGATTGGATAAACTCGCTTAAGAGACTATCAAGCTATAACATATTGGTCGTAATCGCCGGCGTAACTACACCAGGTAAATACCTCGGCGGAGCCCCTGTAGAGCTGGATGAGATTCTAGACTTAGGTCGTATCGAGGGGCCTATAAAGGTGTTAGGCGGCCCTGTGGCTAAATTTGGCTATGGTATAGTTGGCGGCTCTATAGCAGTGCCCCCCTCTAAATTCCGCAAGTATTACGACATTGTAGTAAGTGGCGACGTCGACTTAGTTATATATAGACTTCTGAAGGAGGGCCTAGGTAAAGTCTCGCCTTCTGAAACACATAGAGACTTCAAACTTGTAGACGAATTCGCATGGCGGGGGGCGAAGATAGTTATTCAACACCCCAACTATGGCCGTAACTTAATAGTGGAACTTGAAACATACCGCTCTTGTCCTAGGTATCTATCTGGCGGCTGTTCATTTTGTACAACAGTAGCATATGGGCCTGTTGTTACGAGGAGTATAGAAGGTATAGTAAGAGAAGTTGAGGCTCTATATAAAGCCGGCGTTGTACATTTTAGACTTGGTAGACAAGCCGACTTCTATACATATATGGCGCGAGATACAGGACGCGAGGAATTTCCACGCCCGAACCCCTCTGCAATTGAGAAGCTCCTAGTTGGTATTAGAAACGCAGCGCCGGACTTAAAGACGCTTCATATAGACAACGTAAACCCCGGCACAGTGGCACGGTGGAAAGCTGAATCCATAGAAATTACAAAGCTATTAGTTAAATACGGCACACCTGGCAATGTCGCTGCTATGGGCATTGAAACAGCTGACCCGAGAGTCGTCAAGATAAACAACCTCAAGGTATATCCAGAAGAGGCATTAGACGCCATAGAAATATTTACAAAATATGGCTCAGAGAGAGGCTATAATGGCATGCCCTATCTTTTAGCTGGCGTAAACTTTGTCGCCGGCCTCCCTGGAGAGACGGCGGAGACCTACCGCCTAAATATCGAATTTTTAAAACAGATTCTTGAAAGGGGGCTGTTAGTAAGAAGGGTTAACATCAGACAAGTGTTGGTGTTTCCAACGTCACGGCTATGGCCAATGGCGAGAAAAGTTATGTATAAACTTAGACAACATAGGAAATATTTCCTCCAGTTTAAGAAGTGGACTAGAGAGGTTTTTGACCGCGAGATGTTGAGACGTATAGTACCAAGAGGGACTATACTGAGGGAGGTATATACTGAGGTTCATTACCATGGGGGCACATACGCTAGACAAATCGGCTCATATCCATTACTTGTCTATATACCGACGCGGCTACAGCTAGGCAGATTTATCAACGTAGTTGTAATAGACCACGGGTCTAGGAGCGTCCTCGCTCTACCATACCCCGTCAGTATAAACACAGCCGAGAAACGAGTACTTAAACATTTGCCAGGACTCAGCAGAGAAAAACTAGATATAGTACTTAAGAAACGACCATTTAAATCTCTCGAAGAAGTCAAAGCCGCTGTGGGAGAAGGCGAGTTTCTTAACTACGTCTCTCTGTAA
- a CDS encoding protein-L-isoaspartate(D-aspartate) O-methyltransferase — protein MALRLVEELTNEGIIKTERVKKAMLAVPREEFVMPEYRMMAYEDRPLPLFFDATISAPHMVAMMCELVEPRPGMKILEVGTGSGYQAAVCAEAIERKGKVYTIEIVKELAIYAAQNIERLGYWGIVEVYHGDGKKGLERHAPFDAIIVTAAARTIPSELIKQLKDGGVLVIPIEEGVGQVLYKITKRGEKIEKRAITYVLFVPLRDS, from the coding sequence ATGGCATTAAGGCTGGTAGAGGAGTTGACGAACGAGGGCATTATAAAGACCGAACGTGTAAAAAAGGCTATGTTAGCTGTACCACGCGAAGAGTTTGTAATGCCTGAGTATAGAATGATGGCCTACGAAGATAGGCCTCTCCCCCTGTTTTTTGATGCAACGATATCAGCGCCGCACATGGTCGCCATGATGTGTGAATTAGTTGAGCCAAGGCCAGGCATGAAGATTTTAGAAGTCGGCACAGGCTCTGGATATCAAGCGGCAGTATGTGCAGAAGCTATAGAACGGAAGGGAAAAGTCTATACTATAGAAATTGTAAAAGAGCTCGCAATATATGCAGCCCAAAATATAGAGCGGCTAGGCTATTGGGGCATTGTCGAAGTATATCACGGCGATGGGAAAAAAGGCCTTGAGCGTCATGCGCCTTTCGACGCCATTATAGTAACTGCAGCAGCTAGAACCATTCCTAGTGAATTAATAAAACAGCTTAAAGATGGAGGGGTCTTGGTAATCCCTATTGAGGAAGGGGTTGGCCAAGTTCTGTATAAAATAACTAAGAGGGGAGAGAAAATCGAGAAACGCGCAATTACATACGTCTTATTTGTCCCATTACGTGACAGCTAG